The Nitrosomonas sp. genomic sequence GGCTAGCAAAATGCAGGATAAAAAAGAAATACAAATAGAAATTCTTAAAAACAAGCCAAGCACCAGTTTTCTCGGCAGAAATGGAAAATATCTTAAATTACGCATCGTGAATAAAATTCAGGAGTACGATCAGGTTGCCCGGGAGAATCTGGCAAAAGCCGCTTACCATAGTGCGATCGCTGCCGAGCAGGCATCCATGAATTCTTCCGCGCAATCCGGTCAAATGGGCAACCAACTGAATAAAGCAAGAATCAAGTCAAACGGAACCAGCGGTTTGTAAATAAATCGTATTGAAGATACACATATCCATAATCGGCACAAGGAGCCTCCATTCTTAGGAGGCAACCCTGCCGCACCACCCGGCATCGGGGTTCGCACTGAACGGTTCGAGAGGTCGGGGTCATGAGAGACGAGGCGCTCCGGCTCGATCAAAGCAGGTGATGGTCAGTACTGTTTTCAGTATCCTGATGCGTCTTTAGCGTCAGTACCACCTGCCCAGCAGCATTGCGTGTCAGCCATTTACTGGCAATCACCGGCCGCGTGATGTAACGGCACAGACGTTTCAATTTCTTACGCTGATTCATGGTGCAACGCACGCCAGCATCCAGGCTAAAGCCATGTGCATTGGCGCAATATTTTTTGTCTGGTTATGATTTCACATTTTGTGTGAACGCAGTTTTCCGCGTCAGTTACCTTTTTGCCGCACGTTATACTTTATGTTGTTGTTTGGTTTTAGACCAAGGGTGCGGGGGTCAACCTGTTAGAATCGGGCAATCACTGCAATCACTTCGTTATCATGACTACCCTTACTCGACTTCTAATTTGCGGTTGTTTTGTTTTCGGATTTTCGGCCTGCTCGATCGATGAGAAGGCGGATTCGGCTCAAACAACGGCTCCCTGGGTAAAAACCGTTCTGGCCAGCGCCGATGATCAATCCGCACTGGAGCTCTCCGGCGTGGTGCGTGCGCGCTATGAAACACCAGTGGCATTTCAGCTGAGTGGACGCATTGCCGCGCGCCACGTTCATGCCGGACAACAGGTTAAAAAAGATCAGCTTTTGTTTGAACTGGATACACGCGATCTGCTGCAGACGATCCAGACTGCCGCAGCTGAGCGGGCAGCCTCAGTAGCCGCACTTGCTACCGCAACAGCAGACGTAGATCGAGACCAGAAATTACTGGCAAGAAATTTCGTGAGCAAGCAAGCGCTTGACCGGAGCAAACTGACTGAACAAGAAGCTCGTGCCCGGCTGAATGCGGCACGGGCAAGAGAAAAGCAGGCACAACATGCTTTGGGATACGCCAGGTTACGTGCGGAAGCATCCGGCGTACTGATTGAGGTGAGCGGCGAGCCTGGCCAGGTCATTTCGTTTGGACAGGCAATTGCGGTGCTGGCACACGATGGTGAGCGGGAGGTGGAGGTATTTTTCCCTGAGACTGCCCTGCCG encodes the following:
- a CDS encoding transposase encodes the protein MRCTMNQRKKLKRLCRYITRPVIASKWLTRNAAGQVVLTLKTHQDTENSTDHHLL
- a CDS encoding efflux RND transporter periplasmic adaptor subunit; this encodes MTTLTRLLICGCFVFGFSACSIDEKADSAQTTAPWVKTVLASADDQSALELSGVVRARYETPVAFQLSGRIAARHVHAGQQVKKDQLLFELDTRDLLQTIQTAAAERAASVAALATATADVDRDQKLLARNFVSKQALDRSKLTEQEARARLNAARAREKQAQHALGYARLRAEASGVLIEVSGEPGQVISFGQAIAVLAHDGEREVEVFFPETALPRESGSADLPDGNVPLLLREAAGAANPASRTWRARYRIKQDHQDLLLGRIVKTHFIKNSGADSTLKIPLGALDERGEGARIWQLREGKAQPVSAQVIALDNEHAWVRADLAENNRIIALGVNLLKPGMAVQALTQ